A stretch of Aedes aegypti strain LVP_AGWG chromosome 2, AaegL5.0 Primary Assembly, whole genome shotgun sequence DNA encodes these proteins:
- the LOC5574101 gene encoding zinc finger and BTB domain-containing protein 17, with the protein MESGIAAFDPNDLISYSPEESEDEGEPPPEPEMSTPEVVAPQEKSAEAGAAIDLAAISGEEIQLTVPSASVGTTAGQVRNPLDGARFKCKFCPTFTTTAEDFIKHFIMHFGRNRISYKQMSQEEARALPNACEKFVCGICARCFETRDEVKDHMIKDHGFKEAKPKESGEAPPAPVPVPSVGVKRKLDDDFVDSQKLQLSGDSSSSSEEGTENKKLSSAKTSVAVVPQSTVAGTSVTVSAAAAVISPSVPSSVVCDSETPNLPSTTQPAAAGVQPHPVSNAANSSAVAPAPTPQLPKPAEGEDAELNEYLQPMTLKTLKLRLLAGLKLKCPQKGCVYKFETRAKRDIHLKCHNVEPALIGPGGPVPGTAATGTSAKEEKKDNFKCYQCGVEFPRWRECCQHLWKQHQIDVNMLKCPVCDVRFEFAVKVYRHLQTHRPVKAYSCTSCGKSFATHSQLLVHESLHKKQQMQRAKLKAAASKEAGTDAEGKAVEADNEGNGDDEAEEEANADGEGKPKAEKLPWYAERKCDICGHMFGTSKILSKHIKTVHHKIKPFICSVCGYKSARKITLTIHMRQHSGQKPLECKECPFRTADPSALKHHEKRHTKDKWYECKFCGLLTIQASGLKAHIRLNHPKEFETMKCDLCNFTSVNPELLARHKSDHKAGLIKSEDSHDSVSSKRSKNAPESSSDCFLPIESTDSVVHDAGGFTIPAVINAPVAHSEETQFPT; encoded by the exons ATGGAATCCGGAATTGCC GCATTCGATCCGAATGACCTGATAAGCTACTCCCCTGAGGAATCGGAAGATGAAGGAGAGCCCCCACCGGAACCGGAAATGTCCACGCCGGAAGTTGTTGCTCCACAGGAGAAGTCGGCAGAAGCTGGTGCGGCAATCGATTTGGCCGCTATTTCCGGAGAGGAAATTCAGTTGACGGTGCCCTCGGCTTCCGTTGGGACGACCGCTGGCCAGGTGCGGAATCCGTTGGATGGGGCGCGATTCAAGTGCAAGTTTTGTCCGACCTTCACAACCACGGCGGaagatttcatcaaacatttcattaTGCACTTCGGTCGGAATCGGATATCGTATAAGCAGATGTCCCAGGAGGAAGCTCGTGCTCTCCCGAATGCTTGCGAGAAGTTCGTTTGTGGGATTTGTGCTCGGTGCTTCGAAACGAGGGATGAAGTTAAGGACCACATGATCAAGGATCATGGATTTAAGGAGGCAAAGCCGAAGGAATCAGGGGAAGCACCTCCGGCACCTGTCCCCGTCCCTTCGGTGGGAGTCAAACGTAAATTGGACGATGATTTTGTCGATTCGCAGAAGCTTCAATTGAGCGGCGATTCGTCGAGTTCATCGGAGGAAGGAACAGAGAATAAGAAATTGTCCTCGGCCAAAACTTCTGTGGCCGTAGTTCCTCAATCAACGGTGGCAGGAACTTCAGTGACGGTTTCTGCAGCAGCAGCTGTTATCAGTCCAAGTGTCCCATCGTCAGTAGTCTGTGATAGTGAAACACCAAATCTTCCCTCGACAACTCAACCTGCAGCAGCTGGAGTTCAACCTCATCCAGTTTCCAACGCTGCGAATTCTAGTGCAGTAGCTCCAGCGCCCACACCTCAGCTTCCCAAGCCAGCCGAGGGAGAGGATGCCGAATTGAACGAGTATCTTCAACCGATGACGCTCAAAACGCTAAAACTCCGACTGCTAGCCGGACTGAAGCTGAAATGTCCCCAAAAAGGTTGTGTCTACAAGTTCGAAACCCGAGCCAAACGAGACATTCATCTGAAGTGTCACAATGTGGAACCAGCGCTGATTGGACCCGGTGGACCAGTGCCCGGAACTGCAGCAACTGGAACCTCGGCGAAGGAGGAAAAGAAGGACAACTTCAAGTGCTACCAGTGCGGCGTTGAGTTTCCCCGGTGGAGAGAGTGTTGTCAGCATCTGTGGAAGCAGCACCAAATCGATGTCAATATGCTCAAGTGTCCCGTTTGCGATGTGCGGTTCGAGTTTGCCG TGAAAGTCTATCGACATCTTCAGACGCATCGCCCGGTAAAAGCTTATAGTTGCACGTCTTGTGGAAAGTCATTTGCTACCCATTCGCAGCTTTTGGTCCACGAGTCTCTCCACAAGAAGCAACAAATGCAACGTGCCAAGCTGAAAGCAGCTGCTTCGAAAGAGGCCGGAACTGACGCGGAAGGCAAAGCGGTTGAGGCCGACAACGAAGGCAACGGAGACGATGAGGCCGAAGAGGAAGCAAATGCCGACGGGGAAGGCAAACCGAAAGCGGAAAAGTTACCATGGTATGCCGAGCGGAAGTGCGACATCTGTGGGCACATGTTTGGGACGTCGAAAATTTTGTCCAAGCACATCAAAACGGTTCACCACAAGATCAAACCGTTTATCTGCAGCGTTTGTGGGTACAAGTCGGCACGGAAGATTACCTTGACG ATCCACATGCGTCAACATTCGGGTCAAAAGCCGCTGGAATGCAAGGAGTGTCCGTTCAGAACGGCTGATCCCAGCGCACTGAAGCACCACGAGAAGCGTCATACCAAG GACAAATGGTACGAGTGCAAATTCTGCGGGCTGCTCACCATCCAAGCCAGCGGCCTGAAGGCCCACATCAGACTGAATCATCCAAAGGAGTTCGAAACGATGAAGTGCGACCTGTGCAACTTCACCTCGGTCAATCCGGAACTGTTGGCTCGGCACAAAAGCGACCACAAGGCCGGATTGATCAAGAGTGAAGATTCGCACGATTCGGTTTCATCGAAGCGATCGAAAAACGCTCCGGAGAGCTCGTCGGATTGCTTCCTGCCGATCGAGAGCACCGATTCGGTGGTGCACGACGCCGGTGGGTTCACCATTCCGGCGGTAATCAACGCACCGGTTGCACACTCGGAGGAAACGCAGTTTCCCACTTGA
- the LOC5574100 gene encoding COP9 signalosome complex subunit 3, with the protein MASPLEHYVNHVRTMSNAGNFRELVEYLLESTELLAKNGNILDNVLETLDIQQHSLGVLFVLVVKFSEPNNHDDTENVLRVVREFITLCNGEQVRFATQPYFELCHQFTSALVKNKQHTIQGIQVLSLAVEKIRMCDNQLTPVHADLCQLCLSAKVFNPALRFLDVDVASIATTEDSNHDTKYFLLYYYYGGMIYAAVKNFERALYFFEVAVSTPALAMSHIMLESYKKYILISLILHGKVVPIPKYSSQVISRFMKPLSHAYHDLSSAYNSSNSDEVRNVVNKYRDSFMRDTNMGLVKQVISSLYKKNIQRLTKTFLTLSLADVASRVQLSGPAEAEKYILNMIKSGEIFASINQKDGMVVFKDDPEKYDSPDMFHKVQQEIGRVMELNKQIMKMEEEIMLNPVYVKKSMGNQDDEVLGGQHSKSFAGDPTE; encoded by the exons ATGGCATCACCGTTGGAACATTACGTCAACCACGTCCGGACGATGAGCAATGCCG GAAACTTCCGAGAGTTGGTGGAGTATTTGCTGGAATCGACGGAACTGCTGGCCAAGAATGGGAACATTTTGGACAATGTTTTGGAAACGTTAGACATCCAGCAGCACTCGCTGGGGGTGCTTTTTGTGCTGGTTGTTAAATTCAGCGAACCGAAT AACCACGACGATACCGAGAACGTGCTACGAGTTGTTCGGGAGTTTATAACCTTATGCAATGGAGAGCAGGTCCGGTTTGCTACACAGCCAT aTTTCGAGCTCTGCCACCAGTTCACGTCGGCGCTGGTCAAGAACAAACAGCACACCATCCAAGGTATTCAGGTGCTGTCGTTGGCCGTGGAGAAGATCCGAATGTGCGACAATCAGTTGACGCCCGTCCACGCCGATCTGTGTCAGCTATGTCTAAGCGCCAAAGTATTCAATCCGGCACTGCGTTTCCTGGATGTGGATGTTGCCTCGATTGCAACAACCGAAGACAGCAATCACGACACGAAGTACTTCCTGCTCTACTACTACTACGGTGGAATGATCTACGCAGCGGTCAAAAATTTCGAACGTGCCCTGTACTTCTTCGAGGTGGCCGTGTCCACACCGGCGCTGGCCATGTCGCACATCATGCTAGAATCGTACAAAAAGTACATCCTCATCTCGCTGATACTGCACGGGAAGGTCGTCCCCATTCCAAAGTACTCCTCCCAGGTTATTTCGCGGTTTATGAAACCGCTCAGTCACGCGTATCATGATCTGTCCAGTGCGTACAATAGCTCGAACAGCGACGAGGTGCGAAACGTGGTCAATAAGTACAGGGATTCGTTCATGCGCGACACGAACATGGGTCTGGTCAAACAGGTCATTTCCTCGCTGTACAAGAAGAACATCCAACGCCTGACGAAGACGTTCCTGACGTTATCGTTAGCCGATGTCGCCAGTCGGGTACAACTTTCAGGGCCCGCCGAAGCAGAGAAATACATTCTCAATATG ATCAAATCGGGTGAAATATTTGCCTCGATCAACCAAAAGGACGGCATGGTGGTGTTCAAGGACGATCCGGAAAAATACGACAGCCCGGATATGTTCCACAAGGTGCAGCAGGAGATCGGTCGTGTGATGGAGCTGAACAAGCAGATTATGAAGATGGAGGAGGAAATCATGCTCAACCCAGTG